The Nitrosomonas communis genome has a segment encoding these proteins:
- a CDS encoding IS110 family RNA-guided transposase — protein sequence MEDVIAKFKQSKLELIHPNAAGIDIGSASHFVAVPPDRDNKPVREFKSFTADLNGLADWLEACEIDTVAMESTGVYWIPLYELLESRGLTVYLVNARHVRNVSGRKSDVLDCQWLQQLMSFGLLSGAFRPKDEICALRAISRQRDMLIRYQARHVQHMQKALAQMNIQLANVISDIVGETGQKIVRAIITGERDGHILANLKSNRIRAGKDEIEKSLVGNWREEHLFALKQAMSLYDAYSERLTECDRQLETMLAALQVHKVEICQKKRRSNVKNAPKFDLRAHLIGMCGVDLTRIDGIEVTTAMKVLSEVGADMSRFKSAKQFASWLGLCPGTKISGGKVLSGASKRTANRAAQALRMAAVSLKSSQSALGAYYRRLCGRLDKAKAITATAHKLARLIYTMLTKGTEYVDKGQEYYEERYRQRVLHHLTVRARKLGFNLTPVPEAT from the coding sequence ATGGAGGATGTCATAGCAAAGTTCAAGCAAAGTAAATTGGAGTTAATCCATCCGAATGCAGCGGGGATTGATATTGGCTCTGCGAGCCATTTTGTGGCGGTACCGCCGGATCGAGATAACAAGCCGGTAAGGGAATTCAAGAGTTTCACCGCAGACCTGAATGGTTTAGCGGACTGGTTAGAGGCCTGTGAAATTGACACTGTGGCAATGGAATCGACGGGGGTATACTGGATTCCACTGTATGAACTTTTGGAGTCGCGCGGGCTGACTGTGTATCTAGTAAATGCGCGGCACGTTAGAAATGTTTCTGGCCGGAAGTCGGATGTACTGGACTGCCAATGGTTACAGCAACTGATGAGCTTTGGGTTGTTGTCTGGCGCATTCCGTCCGAAAGATGAGATATGTGCACTACGAGCCATATCTCGTCAACGCGATATGCTGATCCGTTATCAGGCGCGACATGTGCAACATATGCAAAAGGCTCTGGCGCAAATGAACATACAATTGGCGAACGTGATTTCGGATATTGTGGGCGAAACCGGTCAAAAGATCGTTCGTGCCATCATTACTGGTGAGAGAGATGGGCACATCCTGGCGAATCTCAAGAGCAATCGCATCCGGGCTGGCAAAGACGAGATTGAGAAATCGTTAGTCGGGAATTGGCGGGAAGAACACCTGTTTGCACTCAAGCAAGCGATGTCACTCTATGACGCCTACAGCGAACGACTCACCGAATGTGACCGGCAGCTTGAAACCATGCTGGCGGCACTTCAGGTGCACAAGGTAGAGATCTGCCAGAAGAAGCGCCGCTCCAATGTCAAGAACGCTCCCAAATTTGATTTGCGTGCCCATCTGATTGGCATGTGTGGGGTTGATTTGACGCGAATTGACGGCATCGAAGTGACGACTGCGATGAAAGTCCTGAGTGAAGTGGGCGCTGACATGAGCAGGTTCAAGAGTGCGAAGCAGTTTGCCTCGTGGCTTGGGTTGTGTCCTGGAACAAAGATATCGGGCGGAAAAGTGCTATCGGGGGCAAGCAAGCGCACAGCGAACCGTGCGGCTCAGGCACTGCGCATGGCGGCAGTTTCATTGAAATCCAGCCAGTCTGCACTGGGTGCCTATTACAGAAGATTATGTGGCAGACTCGACAAGGCAAAGGCAATCACAGCGACAGCACACAAACTGGCGCGCTTGATCTACACGATGCTAACGAAAGGAACCGAGTACGTCGATAAAGGGCAGGAGTACTATGAGGAGCGATATCGTCAACGCGTGTTGCATCATCTGACTGTTCGCGCTCGGAAGCTGGGGTTTAATCTTACCCCTGTTCCTGAGGCTACTTAA